The Syntrophorhabdus sp. region GATGTATGAACGCAAGCAATTCACCTGGAGCGACGGGGTGAAGAAGGGCAAGATCATTGCCATCTCCGGCTCGGTGGCCACAGACATGAACCACCGGACCGTCCACGCCGGCGACCTTGAGGCGCAGGTCCGTTATATCTACGAGAGTGTGAAAAAGCTTCTCGAAAAGATGGGGGCAAGCATGGACGATGTCATCAAGACCACGGACTACATCGCTCCCGAGGCAGTTCCCGACTATCTGAAGACCGCCGCCATACGGAGGGAGTACTTCCGGAAAGGCAGCTATCCCGCAGCGACGGGGGTCGTGGTCCACAGCCTGCTGCGTCCGGACTGGCTCATCGAGATCGACTTCCTGGCGGTGGTAGATTGAAGACGGTTTCAGGGTTCAAGAGTTCAAGGGTTCAAGGGAAAGATCTAAAGATAGATCTCTCTTTCTCGTGCCGACAAAGATCCATCTGGATGCGGTAACCTTGAAGCTTTTTTCCCTTTCTGTTAAGCTTCAAGGCACTTGGCGCGATAACACAGGCATATACGGTTCGTTTCAACTATCTATGAACAGGAAGGATACGGCAATCGGCCGTTCCATTGTTTCAGAGCTGCAGGACAGCAAGACAGTTTCCTTTTCATGGAACTCTTGAACTCTTGAACCCTGAAACCATCTTAATGACAGGAGGATTTACCGTTATGATCGCATCACGTACCCGCATTTTCTCAATGTTCGCACTCGTTCTCGGCCTCACGTTGCTCGTGTGCTTTACGGTCCCCGCTGAGGCAGCCCCCCAGGCAGCGCCGAAGGCCGCGCCCATCGAACAGTACAAGGATACCGCCAAAGTCATGACCCACAGCTTTGCCGCCGCCCTGGGCGGGGCCCTGGCGAACGTGAAGAATGAGAAGGACCGCGCCGCCCTGATCCGGTCCTTTATCGCCCCGGTGCGCTTCTACGCC contains the following coding sequences:
- a CDS encoding RidA family protein, producing the protein MEKECHNIYEEMYERKQFTWSDGVKKGKIIAISGSVATDMNHRTVHAGDLEAQVRYIYESVKKLLEKMGASMDDVIKTTDYIAPEAVPDYLKTAAIRREYFRKGSYPAATGVVVHSLLRPDWLIEIDFLAVVD